The genome window AGCGGATGAGCTCCAGGCCGTTCATGTCCGGCATGTTGATGTCCGTGATGATGAGGTCGACGGCCAGGCCCGGCAGGAGCCGGAGGGCGTCGAAGCCGCTGGGGACCTCCAGGCTCTGGACGCCGGGGAAGAAGGCCTGGAGACACATCCGGATGTAGCCCCGCATCGTCTCCGAGTCCTCGATGACCATCACCGAACGCAGGGGCCGCCCTGCCGTCATCGGAATACCGCCTGACTCAGACGTCGGTTCAGGATGGCATTCTCGATGGCGAAACTCGCCTGATGGAGGAAGATCTCCAGATACGTCAGGTCGCCCAGGGGTCGGCCCGTGACGGCGTTATCCCCGTAGAAGAAGCCGACCGTCTGGTCCTGGACGACGAGGGGAATGATCACGTATTCCGAGGGCCGAAAGCGACCGATGGTCTGAACGAAGGCGTCCAGCCACGCCGACGCCTCGGCGGCCGACCGCCGGACGGGCTGGCCCGTCTGAGCGACGACCGCAAAGTCGCCGACGGGTTCGGGCAATCGGATTCGCCGGACCTTCAGGGGCATCGCTTCGTCGTCGCCCGTATCGCCGAATCCGCCGAGGCCGACGACGCCTTGCGGCGTGTTCAGAAACAGCAGGCCCCGGTCCAGGAATTCGGCGGCGAACTGCAGGATCAGGAGCGAGATCTGGGGCGCCTCGGAGGGATGCCGCAGGTCCGCCAGGGCCTGCTTCAATTGGGCCATGAGCTTCGAAAGGCGGGCCTCCGGGGTTTCTTCCTGGAAGGGCTCGTCCAGGCCGAGCTCCCGCCACAGCCGCTCCATGATGTCCGGGGCCGACGGCCTCGGCCGGGCGCTTTGAGTCGCCCGAAGCATTCGCAAATGGTCCAACAAGACTTGGGCCAAGATGTGGGCATGCCCCCGGACCTCCCGCGGCGACCCCGCCGGGATGAAGGGGCTTTGCAAAAGGTGCACGTTCCATGCCCGTCGCAGGGCTTCATCCAGGTCCGGCTGGATGTACCGGTACACCAGGAGGATGGGGACTCCACCGGCCCGTTGGCGGACGGCCTGAATCCACGCCAAGGGTTCCCGGAGTACGTCCACGTCCACGACGACGGTAACGTCCGAAGCCAGCCGCTGCCATTCGACGACCCGGTTCAGGATTTCGTCGGGGTTCGTCTCAGAAAGCTCGACGACGACAGCACCCCGCTGGATCAGCGTATGGGACAGGTACGACCGGACCACGGCTTGGGGGAACGCCAGGAGGACCGACAGGCCCTCCAACGAGGCTTCCGTCTCCGCCTCCTCCTCGGCTAAGCCGATGGCTCCGCCAGGCCCCGCCGGGGCGGTCGCCGGCCGCAAGAGCTGGCTCTCGTCCCGAAGTTTCATCGCATCCAATAAGAGTTGCTGGGCGTTCAGGCCCTTCTCCAGGAGGACCAGGTCGATGGGGTCGACCCGAATCTCGTCGTAGGGGATGATCTCGGTCAGATGAAAGGTAAAGGTGCCCCGCGGGAACTGAAGGAGTTCGTAGACAATCCGATAAATCTGCTGTTTGACGACCAGCTCGAGGGCTTCCCGGGTGAGCCACCCCTGCTGGACGAGGATCTGACCGAGGGGCTGATGGACCTTCTGCTGACGTTGCAAGGCGAGGGCCTGTGTTAGCTGATCGGGCTGGAGGACCCCGTACTCGACCAGAGCCTGGCCCAAGCTCTTCTGGTTCTTCCCCTGCAGGAGGGCGCTCACGACCTGGCCGTTCTTAAAAATGATGATGCCCCGCCGTCGGTCCTCGGATTCGACCTCCAGGATGCCCGTCCGCTTGCTGAGGCTGATGATCTGGATGATATCGGTCAATGACAAATCTTCCAGACTGCCCGTCAGGCTCATGCCCGTTGACTCCGGAGCTGATCCAGCAGGCCGTGAACGAACCGGAAGGCATCGTCCTCGGCAAAGGCCTTTGCCAGTTCCACGGCCTCATGGATGACCAGGGCCAGGTCCAGACCGTCGTGAAGGTACTCAAAGAGGGCGATCCGGAGGACGTTGCGGGTGACGGGACTCAGACGTTCCAGTTCCCAGTGATGGGCCAAGCGCTGGATAATGGCATCCAGTTCGGACTGATGCCGAAGGACGCCCGTGATCAGGTAACGGGCCCGCTCTAAGACGGCAGGTCGGGAGACCCCCAGCATCTTGAGGACCCCGGCCATCTTCTCCTCGACGTCCCCCGGGTCCAGCTCGAGACTATACAGGACCACCATCGCCAGCACGCGGGCCCGCCGGCGATTCGGCCATAAGGCCGGAAAGACGAACGAAAACCCTTCCATCGCGGGGGACGACCGATCGGGACGGTGCTCCACGTTCATCGCTTGCCCAGACGTCACGCCGGGGTGTGGACCCACCGCAGACACTGCAGGACGGCCCGAGCGGCTTCATAACCCTTGTTACCCATCTTACCGCCGGCCCGTTCCAGCGCCTGCGAGAGATTGGCCGTCGTTACGATGCCAAGCCCAATGGGTATTTTATGCTGGATGCTGATTTGTGCAAGCGCTGAGAACACCGCTTGGGCCAGATACGCATGATGATCGGTCTCACCCTGAATGATGGCCCCCAGTGCGATGACGCCGTCAGGCCGCCAGGTCTCGATCAGGTGCGCGACCCCCCAGGGAATTTCGAAAGACCCCGGGACTTCGAGAATCTGGAGGCTCGTCTCCGGGACCTGGGCTTCCTCCAAGGCCCGCCGGGCTCCCGCCAGGAGGCCCTGGACGACGACCTCGTTGTACCGGGCCACGACGATGCCGATACGGGTCATGGCGCCACCCGATGGAACAGCCAGAGAAGCAGGGCTTTCTGCGTATGGAGACGGTTTTCGGCCTGGTCCCAGACGACCGAGGCCGGCCCGTCGATGACCTCGTCGGTGACCTCCTCCCCCCGATGGGCCGGCAGGCAGTGCATGAAGACGGCATCCGGCCGGGCCTGACTCATCAGGGCCACGTTCACCTGATAAGGCCGAAAGACTTTCAGCCGGTGGTCGCGCTCGTGCTCCTGGCCCATCGAGGCCCACACGTCCGTGTACACGGCGTCGGCCCCGGCGACGGCCTCGACGGGGTCCGAGGTCCACAGCACACTTCCCCCGCTCGACCGGGCATGCGACCGGGCCCGGTCGAGGACCTCGGGCCGGGGCTCAAAGCCCGGCGGCGTGGCGACCCGCACGTGCAGACCCAGCCGGGTCCCCGCCAAGAGCAGGGAGTGGCATACGTTGTTGCCGTCCCCCACGTAAGCCAGGCGGAGGCCCTCCAGGCGGCCCTTTTTCTCCCACAGCGTCAAGAGGTCCGCCAGGGCCTGACAGGGATGCAGGTAGTCGCTGAGACCGTTGATGACCGGGACCGAGGCGTACCGGGCCAGCGTCACGACGTCCGCATGGGCAAAGACCCGGGCGACGATCCCGTCGACGTACCGGCTCAGCACGCGAGCCGTGTCGGCGACCGTCTCGCCCCGGCCCAACTGGAGGTCCTGGGCGTTGAAGTACAAAGCGTGGCCCCCCATCTGAAGCATGGCGACCTCGAAGGACACCCGCGTCCGGGTCGACGGCTTTTGGAAGATCATGCCCAGGACCCGGCCGTTTAGCTCGTGGGCGTATCGCTCGGGGGCCTGCTTGACTTCCCGGGCCAGCCGGAGAAGCCCCCGCAGGGTCTCGACAGACACGTCGTCGGTGTCCAGAAAGTGACGCACGTCGGTCGGCATGACGCAGGGTCTCAATGAGGAATGAGGATTGAGGAATGTGGAATGGAATTCCCCATTCCTCACCCCTCATTCCTCATTCCTCATTCCCCATTCCCCATTCCTCACTCCTCACTCCTCACTCCCCATTCCTCATTCCCCATTCCTCCCATCCCGCCCCAGGACCCGAAGCCGCACGCCGGCCTCCCGGAAGAGGGCGACGACGGCCGACTCCAGGGGATACGGGCTTTCGTAGACGACCTCGGCGATCCCGGCGTTGATGATCATCTTGGCACACGTGATGCACGGGGACAGGGTACAGTAAAGCGTGGCGTCCCGCAACGAAATCCCGTGGTAGGCCGCCTGGGTGATGGCGTTCTCCTCGGCGTGGGAGCACAGGCAGACGTCCAGTTGGGTCCCGCTCTGGCCCAGGGCCCGACAGCGGGCACAGCCGCCCTCGTTGCAGTTGCGGACGCCCCGGGGCGTGCCGTTGTAACCCGTCGAAATGATCCGCCGGTCCTTGACGACGATGGCCGCCACCTTCCGTTTCAGACAATTACTCCGAAGGGCCACGACCTTGGCGATCTGCATGAAGTACTCGTCCCAATCGGGTCGCGTCTGGCGCAGGAAGAAAGGGAGGAGGACCTCCCGGAGGCGCTCGTAGAGGGCCTCGATCGTATCGTCGTTCTCGACGACCACGTCGGCCATCGCCTCGCAGGCCGGGATCTGCTGGGCCAGGGGGTCGGGGTTGGCGACCTCGGCCTGCTCGATGCGCTCGAACTCCTCCCACGTCTGGGGGTCGTTCTCCCGGCCCCGCCGGCGGAGCCGCTCAAATCGGACTTCCGGCCGGGCGACGACGGCGACCAGCAGAAAGTCGGGCCGGCCCCGCAGGACCTCGACTTCCCGAGGATGGCGGATGGAATCGATCACGTAGTTCTTTTCCGGGTCCATCCGCCGGAGGACCCGCTCGGCCAAGATGCCCGGCCCCAGGCGGCGGCGGAACTCGACGCCGTAACGGATGAGGTTCTCTCGCGTGATAGAGATGCCGTGCTCCCGGAGGAGCGACCGGAGTTCGTCCGAAAGGGACAGGTAGATGAAGCCGAGCCGCTCCAGCCAGGCGGCGACGGTGCCCTTTCCGGCGGCGTTACGTCCCGTGAGGCCGATGATCATGGGGTCATTCAGGAATCCGGGAATCCGGCCGTTCGGGAGTTCGGGAATTGGGTAAGTGGGATGCGGATGTCACTGTCCCATAAGTCCATCCTGGATGCGCGGTATACGTCCCCTTCAGACCTTGCTCCCACGGGTCCCATCCCGATGAAGGTCGTGGGAACGGAGGACCGACCCGCGACGGACGTCGCCCCCGGGACGCCCGTCGGACGGTGGACATCCCTCGGCCGACCTTCCGAATCCCCGGATGCCCGGATTCCCGAATCCCCTATTCCGAGACGGGCCATCGGTCGATGCCCAGCAGGGAGGGGTCCCCGTCGGCCAGCACGCGAACGAGCTCTTCGTAAAAGTAGTCCCGCTGGGCGACGACCGACCGGGGGAACCGCTCGAGGTAGACCTTCCGACTCCGCTCGATGTCCTCCCGCAGGCGTTCATAGAGGTCCCGGTACTGACGGCCCATGACGACTTGCTGTTCGTTGTACATCTTGATTTCCTGGACAAGCAGACGGGCGAAGCGTTGCGCCTCTTCGTGGAGTCGCTTTTCCTCGGGGGCGACCTCAGGCGGGGCCGGGGCCGGCGGCTCGGCGGCCTGGGCCTTGCGGGTCTGGATCCACTTCAACCGGGAAGGCATCGTCTCGACGGCCATGGCGGCGTGCCGGACGAGGATCTCGATGGCCATCGGCTCTTCCGGCTTCCAGGGACCCGACCGACGGTCCGCATAGAGGAGACCGACCGGCTTGCCTTTCACGAGGATCGGGAACAGGGCAAAGACCTCGGGAAGGTACCCGGCCATTTCCTGTAAGATGGCCTGATCGGCGGGCCCAAAGGGCGGCGTCGCCACCTGGGTCGTCTGCGACTCATAGCACCGGGCCCAGGCACTGGGAGTATCCAGGGGGACTGAAAAGTTCCGAAACCGTTCCCCGTCCGCCCCGACCCCCTGCAGGCGGAGCCCCTGCCAGCCGACCAGGGCGTTTCCTCGAACGACGAAGACGGCGATCCCGTCGCAAAAACCCGAGACACCCCGCAAGAGGGCCTGTAGCAGGGCCCCCTGGGTCTCGGCCATGTCGATGGCGTCCACGGCCTCCATCAAAGCCGGTAGGGGCGACGGCGGAGGCGGCGGGAGAAGCTCGACGACCTGGGCCGCCCAGTCGGCGACGGGCTGGTCGATGTTCGGGACGGACCAACCATGGACCGTCTCTTCCAGTTGAACCAGGGACTGCTCGAGGGCCTGAAAAACCTGCCGCAAACGCTGGAGCACCTCGCCGACCCGCTCCTGTTGCTGACGGCCCGTCTCCTGAAGCAGGCTGGCGACCCGCTCCGCTAAAAAGCCCCGGATTTCGTCGATAAGTTCCATGGGATGCCTCCCGAGAGCGCCAAAGTTTCCCCCCTATTGTCCCGTATATCCCCCGGGGATGCAAGATGGGCCTCGGGCAAGGACCCCAGACTCCAGACCACGGACCCCAGACCTGTCTCGGGCGACCGGGCGGCCTCGTCCTGAGACCCTATAGGTCTGTGGTCCATGGTCTATGGTCCATCCCTTCGTCCTTCCGTCCCTTTGCCACATCGTGCTTCCCGGGCGATGGAAAAGGCCGTCCCGACGCCATGCTCACGAACCGAACGGCTCGGATATCTTGCATCTTGTAGCCTGTATCTTGTATCCTACCCTCATCGCCTGTCAGGGAGGCACACCATGGTCGTCTGGCGTCCGGACCCCACGTTTTATCCGTCTCCTCGACTGGCCATGCAGGCCCCGCCGGAGCGGCTGGCCTACGTGGCGACCATCAATCCCAACGGCGACGGCCGCCCCGATGCCATGAGCGTCGTCGACGTCGACCCCCGTTCGCCCACGTACGGCCAGGTCGTCGGCCGGACGGAGCTCCCCTATCCGGGGGATGAGCTCCACCACTTCGGCTGGAATGCCTGCAGTTCGGCCCTGTGCCCCTATGCACCCCATCCCCACGTCGAGCGCCGGTATCTGGTCGTCCCCGGCCTGCGGTCGTCTCGGATTTACATCCTGGACACCAAGCTGGACCCCCGGAATCCCCGTATCGTGAAGGTCATCGAACCCCAGGAGGTCGCCCAGCGGGCCGGCTACTCCCGGCCCCACACGGTCCACTGCGGGCCGGACGGGATTTATCTAAGCGCCCTGGGCAACCCCGAGGGCGACGGCCCCGGGGGCATCTTCATCCTCGACCACGACACCTTCGAGGTCCTGGGCCGCTGGGAAGTCGACCGGGGGCCCCAATTCCTGGCCTACGACTTCTGGTGGCACCTGGGCTACGACGTGATGATCACCAGCGAGTGGGGCACGCCCCGGATGGTCGAAAACGGCGTCGACCTGAACGCCCTCCTGAACAGCCGTTACGGCCACCACATCCACGTCTGGGACCTGCGGCGCCGTCGGCACGTGCAGGCCCTCGACCTCGGTCCCGAGCACCAGATGGTCCTCGAACTCCGGCCGGCCCACGACCCGACGAAGGCCTACGGCTTCGCCGGCGTCGTCCTCTCGCTGAAGGACCTGTCGGCCTCCATCTGGCTGTGGCACCGGACGAACGGGACCTGGGACGTCCAGAAGGTCATTGAAATCCCGGCCGAGCCGGCCGACCCGGACCGGCTCCCGCCGGCCTTGAAGGACTTCAAGGCCGTCCCGCCCCTCGTGACGGACATCGCCCTCTCCCTGGACGACCGCTTCCTGTACGTCTCCTGCTGGGGCACGGGCGAGCTCCGGCAGTACGACGTCTCGGACCCCTTCCGTCCGAAGCTGACGGGGACTGTCCAGCTCGGCGGCATCGTTCGGCGGGCGCCCCATCCGAAGGACCCGAAGCGTCCCCTCAACGGCGGCCCCCAGATGGTCGAGGTCAGCCGGGACGGCCGTCGGGTGTACGTGACGAACTCCCTGTACATCCCCTGGGACCCCATCTTTTACCCCGACGGCATCCGGGGCTGGATGGTCAAGCTCGACGCCGACCCCCAGGGCGGTCTCAAAGCGGACCGGGACTTCTTCGTCGATTTCGGGGACTACCGGCCCCATCAGGTCCGTCTGGAGGGCGGGGACGCCTCGTCCGACTCGTACTGCTATCCGTAGGACCGGGCGGGGGTCATGACGGACGGCCTCGGATTCTGGCTGGCCCTGGCCCTGCTGGGGGCCTATCACGGAGTCAATCCGGCGATGGGCTGGCTCTTCGCCGTGGCCCTGGGGCTTCAGGAGCGAAGCCGTCGGGCCGTCCTGGGGGCCCTGGTCCCGATCGCCGTCGGGCACTGGGCCTCCATCGGCCTCGTGACGGCCGTCCTGCTGAGCCTTCAGCTCCGCCTGCCCCAGGGCCTCCTCCGGGGCCTGGCGGCGGCCGTCCTGATGACCTTTGGGCTGTACCGACTCGTCCGGTCCCGACATCCCCGCTGGGTCGGCCTGCGAGTCGGCTTTCGGGACCTCGTCCTGTGGTCCTTCCTGATGGCGACGGGCCACGGGGCGGGTCTCATGTTGGTCCCGGTCCTGCTGGGGGTCTCGCCGGCCGGCGGCGGTCATCATCACGGCGGGATGGCGGACACCTCCGGCGGCCCCGGGTCAGTGAGCCTGGGCCTGGCGGCCGTCGCCTGGCACACGGCCGTCTACCTGCTGGTGATGGGCTTGGTGGCCTTCGTCGTCTATGAAAAGGTCGGTCTGGCCGTCCTGCGGCGGGCCTGGGTCAATTTGGACGTCCTGTGGGCCGCCGCCCTGATCGCCGCCGGCCTATGGGTCTCGTTGGCCCCCCTCGGGTAAGCGTCGAAAGGTCAGGGTTCGCAGATGATGGCTCGCCGCTTCGCAGGCCATCGGCAGGAATTTTCCCCATCCGCATCCGTCGAGCCCGTTCCAGAAAGAACAGGCCCGCCCCGATGAGCCCGACCGATATCAGGTCATTGACGCTCCACGACCCCCACACGACCGGCTTAGGGACCCCGCGTAGACGTTCTAAGCCGAGCCGGATGACCCCATAGCCCATCAGGTAAATACCCCAAAGCCCTCCGGTGCCCGACCAGGACGTCCGCCCCCATCGAAAGAGCCAAAAGGCCAGTCCTCCCTCTAAGAGGGCCTCGTAGACCTGAACGGGATGGAGGCGAACCCGCAGGGGCGTCCCATTGACGGCCTGGGCCAAGGGATGGGTAAACACGATGCCCCAGGGCAAGTCCGTCGGTCGACCCCAGCAACAGCCGGCCGCCAGACAGCCGAGCCGTCCGAGGGCATGACCGCTTGCCAGGGCGGGCGCCACAGCGTCCAGGACTGGCCGCACCTGCCGATAACGGAAGTGAGCAACAGCCGCCAACGTGGCGAATCCTGCCAGAAGGCCCCCGTAGTACATCCCCCCGGATTGCAAGAGCTGACCGGGGGAAACTTCTAACCAGGCGGGCCGGGGCGCGACAAGGGCGTGGAGGACCCGGGTCCCAAGGAGGCCGGCGGTGACCGTGACTCCATAAAGCAAGGAAGCATCGCTGACCGAAAAGCCCTGTCGGGTTAGACGGTTCCGAAAAATCCAATAGCTCAGGATGAATCCGCCCAGATAGATGGTCCCATAGCTGTAGACGACAACCGGACCCCACCGGAACAAGATGGGCCACATGGCCGAACCCATCCGAAAGTATAGCAATCTCAATGGAAGGACCTGGGGACCCGGACCCCTTGTTCAGGCCGGCGTCCGGAGAGAAGCGACCGGCTCCCCGCCTCGTTACCGCCGTCCCGGAAGGAGGCCTGCCGCAGGCGGAGAGGGGGTGGGGGGCTTTGTCGCCCCCCACCGAGGGATCACGAGTTCAAGGGTTCATGGTTTTTAACGGCACTGCAGAGCAAAGGCGCGCTGGAGGAAGATGGCCATCTGGGCCCGGTTGACGGGGGCCAGCGGACAGTAGGTCGTCGCCGTGCATCCGCCGGTGATGTTGTTCGCCCACATCCAGTGGACATGCGGACAGTAGAAGACGCCGTCGGGCACGTCCGTAAATTGGTTAGGCAAACCGTCGGTGCAGTCCCAGCTCCCGCCCGGGCCGCTCCCGACCGCCGGCGGGTCCGTCCCCAAGACGGCCCGGCTAATAAAGATGGCCATCTGGGCCCGGTTGACGGGGTCCAGCGGGCAGTAGGTCGTCGCCGTGCACCCGCCGGCGATGTTGTTCGCCCACATCCAGTGCACATGCCGACAGTAGAACACCCCGTCGGGCACGTCCGTGAATTGGTTAGGCAAACCGTCGGTGCAGTCCCAGCTCCCGCCCGGACCGCTCCCGACCGCCGGCGGGTCCGTCCCCAGGACGGCCCGGCTAATAAAGATGGCCATCTGGGCCCGGTTGATATCGGCGAGCGGACAGTACACAAGGTCCGTCATGTCACCGTCGCCGTTCAGGTCGGCGCCGTAAACGCTCGCCTCCGTGCCGCATCCACCAGTGATTTGGTTCGAGATCAGCCGCTGAACGTAGTAGTCGACCCCCGAGGCCACGTCGGCGATGCTCGTACGGGCGAGGACACGCACCTGCACGTTAGACTCGTCGGGGTCGTTGCTCACGATGCCGACCCGGGAGTCGATACAGCCGCTCGAGGAATTCCATGAGAAGTTCAGCAGACTGCTGGTCGAGGGCGCGATCGTCAAGGGTAGCGTCGTCGTGACGGTCACCGAAGGTGCCAGGCTGTTGTCCACGCCGCTGATGATGAGGTCCGAAGCCCCCAGGTTCTTAACGGTGAGGCCCTGGCCCTGGGTGTGGCCCCAGACGACCGTGCCGAAATCGAGGGTCGTCGTCGGCATATGGATGTCCGGATAGGGCCCCACGCCCGTGCCCTGGGCGTTAATGGACCCAGAACCCGCCGTGTCCGTCGTGACGGGAATGCCCGCAGACTGGAATCCGCCGGCGGCCGGCGTGAAGGTCACCTGGCAAAGGACTTCAGCGCCCGCATTGACCGTAAAGGGCGTCGGCGGGCAGCTGACCGCAAACTGCGGGTCGGGTGAGGGACCGACCGTCGTCACCGCAAAGGGTGCCGTTCCGATGTTCCGGATATGGACCGGCAGGGTCTTGGAGCCGCCGACCGCCACAAAGGCAAACTCCAAGGGATCCGGCACAATCTCGAGGATACCGACAGGTGGTGCCGACGATGCGTCGACCGTCAGGGTTTCAATCGTCGTGGCATTTACCTTCAGGTCGATCAAATAGGTTCCAGCAGGTGTCCCGTCGCAGGCCGGATTCCCTGTATTACCCGGCACGAACGAACCGACGAAGATGCCGTCCCCGGCGACCTGGTCCGGCGGGGTCCCGTCGTCCACCAAGGTAAGCGTCGTACAAAGAGTCGGGGAGGTCACCTGCTGACATACGACTTCGACGTTGTCGATGGCCCACCACCAGGCCCAGTTGGCATTGTAGTAATGGAATCGGACTTTTACGTTCGGTTGGCCAGCCGCGATCGCCGTTAAGTCCACTGCCTTCGTGTTAGGCGTCGGATAACCGTCGTCGCTAATCATATGAAGCACGGTGGTCCACGTCGTCCCCCCGTCGATGCTCACATCCACGTCTGCTACGTCGCCAAGATTATTGTACTGGTTGCTGAAGCGAAGCCACACGTTCTTGCCCGGACCCGTGCACGCGCTTAGATCCATCGAGGGCGTAATCAGCTGTTCGTCCATCACGCCGCAGCCGGAACCCGCACAATCCGAGTCCGCAATTGCGAAAGTCCCGCTAAATGGAGGACCGATAGAGCGACTGCAAGGATTCGTATCGGTCCAAGTAGCCGTGCAAGTGCCGCCGTTGACGATCGTCCAGGAGGCCGGAATCCCGCCGCTGAAGTCTTCGGTCAGGACGGGCGTTTCTATCACCGTCACCTTCTGCACATCGGCCGTCACGCTCCCGGGGGCCCCGACGTTCCAGCCGTTGACGTTGATGACCTTCATCACGAAGGGCTGGCCGACGAAGCCACTGAAGGGCCCCATGCCGTAAGGCCAGATGCGGGCCCGCAGGTCATAGTCGCCGGGACCCGAACCGGCCGCCGCGACCTGGGCGGCCCGCAGGGCGTTGATCCGCTTGTCGGTGACCGACTTCTTGCCCGCCGGCGTTCCATCGCCCGTATAAGACTGGAAAGTAGGATCGCCGATGGTGGCAAGGTCCACGTCGTCGTTGCCTAAGGCACTACAGTCGGCGTCCGTCATCGTCGAGGCCACGCCCGTCGTCAGGATGATGTTCCGGATCTGCCACCACTGGAGGCTGGGCTGAACGGCCTTCAGCAGGGCTGCCAGGCCCGTCACGTGGGGCGTCGCCATCGAGGTCCCGGAGGCAAACACGTACTGGGCGTTGGGATCTCCGGAGCACATCCCGATGAGCGGCCACGGACAGGCCCCCAGGATAAGACTGCCCGGCGCAAAGATGTCCACGCTCCGACCGCCCCAGTTGGAGAAGGACGAAGCGCAGTCGTGCTGGTTCATCGACCCGACGGCGATGATGTTGTCCAGGTCGTAGTTGGACGGGAAGTTATCGGTGGTATCGTTGTCCGAGGCGTCATTGCCGGCCGCAAAGACGGCCAAGATGCCGGCGTCCCGATTCGCCGCAATGGCATCATAGAGGGCCCATGAGAATCCGCCGCCGCCCCAGCTGTTGCTCGTCGCTACCAGATTGAAGCCCCGCTGGACCTTCAAGTAGTAGGCATACTCGAAGCACTTGATGGCGTCGGCCGTCGTGCCCGTGCCCGAACTATCGAGGAACTTGCATCCGATGATCTTGACCCGATTCTGGAGGCCGCCCATGCCGACGAGACCCGCAACGTTGTTGGCCCGGGCCGCGATCGTGCTGGCCACATGGGTGCCGTGTCCGAAGTCGTCCATGGGGTCGCCGAAGTTGGCACTGCCGCAACCGGGGCCTCCGCCGCCGGCCCCGATGGTCCGGATACCGTGGACGTCGTCGACGATACCGTCGTTGTCGTCGTCCAGACCATTGGCCGGGACCTCACCCGGGTTGACCCACATGTTGGCCGCCACGTCCACGTGCGTGTAGTCGACGCCCGTATCGATGACCATTACCAGAACGTCTTGGGTCGTCGTTTGCGGCACGTGCGTCCATGCGCCCTGTGACTCGACGGTGACGCACTTCTTGGGGTCGGTACAGGGGAGTACGCTGATGTCCGGGCGGCTTGCGTTGTTCCCGCCGCAACCGAAGCCGCTGGGACAAAGGAAGGGGTCTACATAAGTGCATGCCGTGGCCATCTGAAGGTCCCACGAATACGTGAACCACGATTTGCCGTCCGTGTCGGGGGACTCGGGGTCACACTGGGAGTAGTATCCTGGAAAAGGATGCGTCGCCGTGTCCCGAATCTGGACGAAGGGGTCGTTCGGGTAAGCGGCCTGTAAGACGTGCACGATGTAGTTGGGCTCGGCGTACTGCACCAGCCCGCTTTTCTCAAAGAGTTCGATGGCCCGCTTGACCGAAAGGTTCACCGGGAGCCGGACCCACTGGAGTCCGGGAACCATCCGGGATTCGAGGAGCACGGTCGTACCCAGTTGCCGGTGAAGCGCCTGGGCCTGGGCGGCGGATACGCCCTTCTTGAAGCGCACGAGGACTTCACCGGGCACGTAGGGCCGCTCCGCCTTTTTGTTTGCCCGGAAAAGGTAACCAAACTCTGGAGGAAGATGGCGACCTTTCCCGATCCGGACCCGTTCGAACAGCGAGTCCCGATCGGCTTTGGGGTCGCCGGCTGAAGGCCGGGGCTGAAGCCCCAACATGAGGGGCGTCAGCAACAAGAGGCCCGGCAGGAGCCACAGCCAATGGAGTCGTTTCCCCCTCTTCATAGGACCCTCCCTCGTAAGTATTCATCATGAATACTTACGTAGTTATTTGGGTTGCATCTTAGGGATCACCGACGCCACGTCGGTTTATTCCATCGGGCTGAAGACCCCACGCCACCCTACCTGGAGGTCTTTCATTTTACCTGCAGGCC of bacterium HR11 contains these proteins:
- the nusB gene encoding N utilization substance protein B; translation: MEGFSFVFPALWPNRRRARVLAMVVLYSLELDPGDVEEKMAGVLKMLGVSRPAVLERARYLITGVLRHQSELDAIIQRLAHHWELERLSPVTRNVLRIALFEYLHDGLDLALVIHEAVELAKAFAEDDAFRFVHGLLDQLRSQRA
- the ribH gene encoding 6,7-dimethyl-8-ribityllumazine synthase, translated to MTRIGIVVARYNEVVVQGLLAGARRALEEAQVPETSLQILEVPGSFEIPWGVAHLIETWRPDGVIALGAIIQGETDHHAYLAQAVFSALAQISIQHKIPIGLGIVTTANLSQALERAGGKMGNKGYEAARAVLQCLRWVHTPA
- the argF gene encoding Ornithine carbamoyltransferase; protein product: MPTDVRHFLDTDDVSVETLRGLLRLAREVKQAPERYAHELNGRVLGMIFQKPSTRTRVSFEVAMLQMGGHALYFNAQDLQLGRGETVADTARVLSRYVDGIVARVFAHADVVTLARYASVPVINGLSDYLHPCQALADLLTLWEKKGRLEGLRLAYVGDGNNVCHSLLLAGTRLGLHVRVATPPGFEPRPEVLDRARSHARSSGGSVLWTSDPVEAVAGADAVYTDVWASMGQEHERDHRLKVFRPYQVNVALMSQARPDAVFMHCLPAHRGEEVTDEVIDGPASVVWDQAENRLHTQKALLLWLFHRVAP
- the tadA_1 gene encoding tRNA-specific adenosine deaminase is translated as MIIGLTGRNAAGKGTVAAWLERLGFIYLSLSDELRSLLREHGISITRENLIRYGVEFRRRLGPGILAERVLRRMDPEKNYVIDSIRHPREVEVLRGRPDFLLVAVVARPEVRFERLRRRGRENDPQTWEEFERIEQAEVANPDPLAQQIPACEAMADVVVENDDTIEALYERLREVLLPFFLRQTRPDWDEYFMQIAKVVALRSNCLKRKVAAIVVKDRRIISTGYNGTPRGVRNCNEGGCARCRALGQSGTQLDVCLCSHAEENAITQAAYHGISLRDATLYCTLSPCITCAKMIINAGIAEVVYESPYPLESAVVALFREAGVRLRVLGRDGRNGE
- the lgt_2 gene encoding Prolipoprotein diacylglyceryl transferase, with amino-acid sequence MWPILFRWGPVVVYSYGTIYLGGFILSYWIFRNRLTRQGFSVSDASLLYGVTVTAGLLGTRVLHALVAPRPAWLEVSPGQLLQSGGMYYGGLLAGFATLAAVAHFRYRQVRPVLDAVAPALASGHALGRLGCLAAGCCWGRPTDLPWGIVFTHPLAQAVNGTPLRVRLHPVQVYEALLEGGLAFWLFRWGRTSWSGTGGLWGIYLMGYGVIRLGLERLRGVPKPVVWGSWSVNDLISVGLIGAGLFFLERARRMRMGKIPADGLRSGEPSSANPDLSTLTRGGPTRPIGRRRSGRRPTGRPN